One Citrobacter amalonaticus genomic window carries:
- a CDS encoding type I secretion system permease/ATPase, with product MNTQSQYEPWLQAMIGVAQHYRLDFSQEHVRVSINYESDSPRDLVLKDMARQLGLGLRVVAAKVSFLDPWRLPLIAEFSEGQIAVINRMDSDGNISLQFSGDEGLETVLTRDELRARIKTLLVLRPLESTPDARVDDYIKPYKKNWFWRLALKDWYRYIDIMVVALVANVLALSGMIFSMQVYDRVVPSQSETTLWVLFGGVMLAILFEFIMRMLRVYISDVVGKRADLRISERIFAHALRIKNGARSKSTGSFIAQIRELESVRELITSTTISALSDLPFFLLFVFILWMIGGPLVLVVLMAVPLLLIPGLLVQRPLGRLSNEGMRESAIRNATLVEAVQGIEDIKLMRAEQRFQNQWNNTNFVAAEVGMRQRWLTSLLLTWTQEVQSIVYAVVLLIGCYLVIDGDLTTGALVGTSILASRTIAPLSQISGVLSRWQSAKVALKGLDELMQRPIDEPLQGKKVHKAHLRGHYQLENVSFYYDEEEKVNVLTVPALNIKAGERVALLGRNGSGKSTLLQVLAGMQEPQQGSVLLDDIALNHLDPADLRRDMQLLSQQARLFFGSIHDNITLGNPTATDDDIQQALAISGALDFVRKQKMGMNYVISEGGAGLSGGQRQSLLLARALLTSPTILLLDEPTAWLDEIGEKQFIQHLKTWLGSQRTMVVATHRLPILELVDRIIVLDNGRIVMDGPRDAILNKHGMAQPEAAQSNVSRINTPPSNNPGRS from the coding sequence ATGAACACGCAGTCGCAATACGAACCCTGGTTACAGGCAATGATCGGTGTGGCGCAGCATTATCGTCTCGACTTCTCGCAAGAGCATGTTCGGGTGTCGATTAATTATGAAAGCGATTCGCCGCGCGACCTGGTGTTAAAAGATATGGCTCGCCAGCTGGGGCTGGGGCTGCGCGTTGTGGCGGCAAAAGTCTCTTTTCTCGATCCGTGGCGTTTGCCGCTGATTGCGGAATTTAGCGAAGGGCAAATCGCGGTGATTAACCGAATGGACAGCGACGGCAATATTAGCCTTCAGTTCAGCGGTGATGAAGGACTGGAAACCGTGTTAACGCGTGATGAATTACGCGCACGGATAAAAACATTATTAGTTCTGCGTCCACTCGAATCCACGCCCGATGCGCGCGTTGACGATTATATTAAGCCGTATAAGAAAAACTGGTTCTGGCGACTGGCGTTAAAAGACTGGTATCGCTATATCGATATTATGGTTGTTGCGCTGGTTGCCAACGTGCTGGCGCTTTCCGGCATGATTTTCTCTATGCAGGTGTATGACCGTGTCGTGCCCTCACAGTCAGAAACCACGCTGTGGGTGCTGTTTGGCGGGGTGATGCTGGCAATCCTGTTCGAATTTATTATGCGCATGCTGCGGGTTTATATTTCCGATGTTGTCGGTAAACGCGCGGATCTCCGTATCTCTGAGCGTATCTTTGCCCATGCGCTGCGCATCAAAAACGGTGCGCGTTCGAAATCGACGGGTTCGTTTATCGCCCAGATTCGTGAGCTGGAGTCGGTGCGTGAACTGATCACCTCGACGACCATCTCGGCCCTTTCCGACCTGCCGTTTTTCCTGCTGTTTGTGTTTATTTTGTGGATGATTGGCGGGCCGCTGGTACTGGTCGTGCTGATGGCGGTTCCCCTGTTACTGATCCCTGGCCTGCTGGTGCAGCGCCCATTGGGACGGCTTTCCAACGAAGGGATGCGCGAATCGGCAATCCGCAACGCAACGCTCGTGGAAGCGGTGCAGGGCATTGAAGACATCAAACTGATGCGTGCTGAACAGCGTTTCCAGAATCAGTGGAACAACACCAATTTTGTTGCCGCTGAAGTGGGCATGCGCCAGCGCTGGCTGACCAGTCTGCTGCTGACGTGGACTCAGGAAGTACAGTCGATAGTCTACGCCGTGGTACTGCTGATTGGCTGCTACCTGGTGATCGATGGCGATCTGACGACCGGTGCGCTGGTCGGGACCTCGATCCTCGCCTCACGCACTATCGCGCCGTTGTCGCAGATCTCCGGTGTGCTTTCGCGTTGGCAATCGGCAAAAGTGGCGCTGAAAGGGCTGGATGAACTGATGCAGCGCCCGATTGATGAGCCGCTTCAGGGTAAGAAAGTGCACAAAGCGCACCTGCGCGGTCACTATCAACTGGAAAACGTCAGCTTTTACTACGACGAAGAAGAGAAAGTGAACGTGCTGACGGTGCCGGCGTTGAACATCAAAGCCGGTGAACGCGTGGCGCTGCTGGGGCGTAATGGCTCGGGTAAAAGCACGCTACTTCAGGTGCTGGCGGGGATGCAGGAGCCGCAGCAGGGTTCCGTCTTACTGGATGATATCGCCCTGAATCATCTGGACCCGGCGGATTTGCGCCGCGATATGCAACTGCTGAGCCAGCAGGCGCGCCTGTTCTTTGGCTCCATTCACGACAACATTACGTTGGGGAACCCTACGGCGACTGACGATGACATCCAGCAGGCACTGGCGATCAGTGGCGCGCTCGATTTTGTCCGCAAGCAGAAGATGGGGATGAACTACGTGATAAGCGAAGGGGGCGCCGGGTTGTCTGGCGGTCAGCGTCAGTCGCTGCTGTTGGCGCGTGCGCTGCTGACATCACCCACTATTTTACTGCTTGATGAACCGACCGCGTGGCTGGATGAGATTGGCGAGAAGCAGTTCATTCAGCACCTGAAAACCTGGTTAGGTAGCCAGCGCACGATGGTCGTCGCGACGCATCGCCTGCCGATCCTCGAGCTGGTGGATCGCATTATCGTGCTGGATAACGGACGCATTGTGATGGACGGTCCGCGTGACGCGATCCTGAATAAACATGGTATGGCGCAGCCGGAGGCGGCACAAAGCAATGTGTCGAGAATCAATACCCCGCCGTCAAACAACCCAGGGAGGTCGTGA